The following proteins come from a genomic window of Polaribacter dokdonensis:
- a CDS encoding L-serine ammonia-lyase: MSQFISVFDMLKIGVGPSSSHTLGPWRAAQTWIQKVKENKQFDLFDELKVDLYGSLSLTGKGHATDLAILLGLSEADPEYIPIEDVFIIVERINTQEEILFKGGKRIQFPKNSIKFNREFLPFHANGMTFRGFYKGEEISTETYYSIGGGFIVQENDNLEDEIEINKKNFPYPVNRAIQLEEYCERDNIDISDLVLKNELELKSAKEIDFELNRIWETMLECMYIGCHTEGRLPGGLNVKRRAFDTHQKLIKEAKYSNPTEWIAGIRGSEVKFREILKWVSCFALSVNEVNASLGRVVTAPTNGSAGVIPAVLMYYLVIENHCADFEHIKKFLLVAGEIGSIFKKNATISAAMGGCQAEIGVSSAMAAGALTELLGGTPAQALSAAEIAMEHHLGLTCDPIAGLVQVPCIERNSMGAIKAIHAAEIALETNPKECLVHLDNVIDTMWETAKDMNKNYKETSEGGLAVTVRMADC; this comes from the coding sequence ATGTCTCAATTTATTAGTGTTTTTGATATGCTAAAGATTGGTGTTGGCCCATCAAGTTCTCATACTTTAGGACCATGGAGAGCAGCACAAACTTGGATTCAAAAAGTCAAAGAAAATAAACAGTTCGATCTTTTTGATGAACTAAAAGTAGACTTATATGGTTCCCTTTCTTTAACTGGTAAAGGGCATGCCACAGACTTAGCCATTCTTCTGGGATTAAGTGAAGCAGACCCTGAATATATTCCTATAGAAGATGTGTTTATTATTGTAGAGAGAATAAATACGCAAGAAGAGATTTTATTTAAGGGAGGTAAAAGAATTCAATTTCCTAAAAACTCTATTAAATTTAATCGAGAATTTTTGCCTTTTCATGCAAATGGAATGACTTTTAGAGGATTTTATAAAGGAGAAGAAATTTCTACAGAAACCTATTATTCTATTGGTGGTGGTTTTATTGTGCAGGAAAATGATAATCTCGAGGATGAAATTGAAATAAATAAAAAGAATTTTCCATATCCAGTTAACAGAGCTATTCAGTTAGAAGAATATTGTGAAAGAGATAATATTGATATTTCTGATTTGGTTTTAAAGAATGAGCTCGAATTAAAATCTGCAAAAGAAATTGATTTTGAATTAAATCGAATTTGGGAAACCATGTTGGAGTGTATGTATATTGGCTGTCATACAGAAGGTAGGTTGCCTGGAGGTTTAAACGTAAAAAGACGCGCTTTTGATACGCACCAAAAATTAATAAAAGAAGCTAAATATTCTAATCCTACAGAATGGATTGCTGGAATAAGAGGTTCTGAAGTTAAATTTAGAGAAATTTTAAAATGGGTTAGTTGTTTTGCTTTGTCTGTAAATGAAGTTAATGCCTCTTTAGGTAGAGTAGTAACAGCACCAACAAATGGTAGTGCAGGTGTAATACCAGCTGTTTTAATGTACTATTTGGTTATAGAAAATCATTGTGCCGACTTTGAGCATATTAAAAAGTTCTTATTAGTTGCAGGAGAAATAGGAAGTATCTTTAAAAAGAATGCTACTATATCTGCAGCAATGGGAGGTTGTCAAGCAGAAATTGGAGTGTCATCTGCAATGGCTGCAGGAGCATTAACAGAACTGTTAGGAGGTACACCAGCCCAAGCCTTATCTGCAGCAGAAATAGCTATGGAACATCACTTAGGTTTAACTTGCGATCCTATTGCTGGTTTAGTACAAGTTCCTTGTATAGAAAGAAATTCTATGGGAGCCATAAAAGCAATTCATGCTGCTGAAATTGCATTAGAGACAAATCCTAAAGAATGTTTGGTGCATTTAGATAATGTTATAGATACAATGTGGGAAACTGCCAAGGATATGAATAAAAATTACAAAGAGACCTCAGAAGGAGGTTTGGCTGTTACAGTAAGAATGGCAGATTGTTAG
- a CDS encoding DUF2853 family protein, with protein MSKFDEKVALYKKFMDDRNLRSNTELLAAVTKGLGPSIYKADAETVSGSDAKELATVKNNFLIKKLGLSDSSELDAGIEEVMERIGKSERKKYRAVVYYMLVKKFDKESVYGM; from the coding sequence ATGAGTAAATTTGACGAAAAAGTTGCTTTGTACAAAAAATTTATGGACGATAGAAATCTACGTTCAAATACAGAATTATTAGCTGCAGTTACTAAAGGATTAGGGCCATCAATTTATAAAGCAGATGCTGAAACAGTTTCTGGTTCTGATGCCAAAGAATTAGCTACTGTAAAGAATAACTTCTTAATTAAAAAGTTAGGTTTGTCAGATAGTTCTGAGTTAGATGCAGGAATTGAAGAGGTGATGGAAAGAATTGGTAAATCTGAAAGAAAGAAATACAGAGCAGTTGTTTATTATATGCTTGTTAAAAAGTTTGATAAAGAGTCTGTTTACGGAATGTAA
- the dnaK gene encoding molecular chaperone DnaK: MSKIIGIDLGTTNSCVSVMEGNEPVVIPNAEGKRTTPSIVAFVEGGERKIGDPAKRQAVTNPTKTVYSIKRFMGNKFSDSSKEVQRVPYKVVKGDNDTPRVDIDGRLYTPQEISAMVLQKMKKTAEDYLGADVTQAVITVPAYFNDAQRQATKEAGEIAGLKVERIINEPTAAALAYGMDKANDDKKIVVFDFGGGTHDVSILELGDGVFEVLATDGDTHLGGDDVDEKIINWLADEFQADENMDLRKDPMALQRLKEAAEKAKIELSSSSSTEINLPYVTATASGPKHLVRTLSRSKFEQLIDDLVKRTIEPCKTALKNADLSTSEIDEIILVGGSTRIPAIQEAVEKFFGKAPSKGVNPDEVVSLGAAIQGGVLSGDVKDVLLLDVTPLSLGIETMGNVFTKLIDANTTIPTKKSQVFSTAVDNQPSVEIHVLQGERAMAADNNTIGRFHLDGLPPAQRGVPQIEVTFDIDANGIIKVSALDKGTNKSHEIRIEASSGLSEEEIEKMRQEAEANADADKAAKETAEKINGADSMIFQTEKQLKEFGDKLSADKKDPIEAALVELKAAHESKDLAQIDAAMEKINEAWKVASEEMYAAQGGAEGAGGAAGADQGQPDASADQGDNVEDVDFEEVK, from the coding sequence ATGAGTAAAATTATAGGAATAGATTTAGGAACTACCAACTCATGTGTTTCTGTTATGGAAGGTAATGAGCCAGTTGTAATTCCTAATGCTGAAGGAAAAAGAACTACACCATCTATTGTTGCCTTTGTTGAAGGTGGAGAACGTAAGATTGGTGACCCTGCTAAAAGACAAGCAGTAACTAACCCTACTAAAACTGTTTATTCTATTAAACGTTTTATGGGTAATAAGTTTTCTGACTCTTCTAAAGAAGTACAAAGAGTACCTTATAAAGTAGTAAAAGGTGATAATGATACACCAAGAGTAGATATTGATGGTCGTTTATACACACCTCAAGAAATTTCTGCAATGGTATTACAGAAAATGAAAAAAACTGCTGAAGATTATTTAGGAGCAGATGTAACTCAAGCTGTAATTACAGTGCCTGCATATTTTAACGATGCACAAAGACAAGCTACTAAAGAAGCTGGTGAAATTGCTGGTTTAAAAGTAGAAAGAATTATCAATGAGCCAACTGCTGCTGCATTAGCTTATGGTATGGATAAAGCAAATGACGATAAAAAAATTGTTGTTTTTGATTTTGGTGGTGGTACACATGATGTATCTATCTTAGAATTAGGAGATGGTGTATTTGAAGTATTAGCTACAGATGGTGATACACATTTAGGTGGAGATGATGTTGATGAAAAAATCATTAACTGGTTAGCAGATGAGTTTCAAGCAGATGAAAACATGGACTTACGTAAAGACCCAATGGCTTTACAACGTTTAAAAGAAGCTGCAGAAAAGGCTAAGATAGAATTATCTAGTTCATCTTCTACAGAAATTAACTTACCATATGTAACTGCTACAGCTAGTGGACCAAAACACTTAGTAAGAACTTTATCTAGATCTAAGTTTGAGCAATTAATAGATGATTTAGTAAAAAGAACTATTGAGCCATGTAAAACTGCATTAAAAAATGCTGATTTATCAACTTCTGAGATAGATGAAATTATTTTAGTAGGTGGTTCTACAAGAATACCAGCTATTCAAGAAGCTGTAGAAAAATTCTTTGGAAAAGCACCAAGTAAAGGAGTTAACCCAGATGAGGTTGTTTCTTTAGGAGCTGCAATTCAAGGTGGAGTTTTATCTGGAGATGTAAAAGATGTATTATTATTAGATGTTACACCTTTATCTTTAGGTATTGAAACAATGGGTAATGTTTTCACAAAATTAATTGATGCAAACACAACCATTCCAACAAAGAAATCTCAAGTATTTTCAACTGCTGTAGATAATCAGCCATCTGTAGAAATTCACGTATTACAAGGTGAAAGAGCAATGGCTGCAGATAATAATACTATTGGTCGTTTTCATTTAGATGGATTACCACCAGCACAAAGAGGTGTACCTCAAATTGAAGTAACTTTTGATATTGATGCAAATGGTATTATTAAAGTATCTGCTTTAGATAAAGGTACTAACAAATCTCATGAAATTAGAATTGAAGCTTCATCAGGATTATCTGAAGAAGAAATCGAAAAAATGAGACAAGAAGCAGAAGCAAATGCTGATGCTGATAAGGCTGCAAAAGAAACTGCTGAGAAAATTAATGGAGCTGACTCTATGATTTTTCAAACAGAAAAGCAATTAAAAGAATTTGGCGATAAATTATCTGCGGATAAAAAAGACCCAATTGAAGCTGCTTTAGTTGAATTAAAAGCTGCTCATGAATCTAAAGATCTTGCACAAATTGATGCTGCAATGGAAAAGATTAATGAAGCTTGGAAAGTTGCCTCTGAAGAAATGTACGCTGCTCAAGGTGGTGCAGAAGGTGCTGGTGGAGCTGCAGGTGCAGACCAAGGTCAGCCAGATGCAAGTGCAGATCAAGGAGATAATGTAGAGGATGTAGATTTTGAAGAAGTAAAATAG